One region of Rhodocaloribacter litoris genomic DNA includes:
- a CDS encoding choice-of-anchor B family protein: MRRLVPLVLVCLLTVPSLAQQFGGTLALGDGEVFAGETRNEAWPGRVYVFRPDAGGAWEEAAVLQPSDAGDAADGFGRALALDASGGGRGARLLVGANLRDGQTGAAYVFERSRDGHWVETARLGAGAPGGRFGTSVALAGDVALVAATEEDSTGVVHVFERDAAGRWTRTARLAPAGLEADARFGTGLAFDGTVALAGAPGHDGGAGAVYAFRRAEDGTWTETGRLEAGTLEAGSSFGVRIVLAGARAFVAAPGFGGGLGTVFAFTWDAGAGTWRLSGRVVPFDADPGRFGTALAYDGQALWVGAPRAGGFRGAVYRFIHGADGTGWAGVEKVQEGGLLRGAAYGAALAAQGGRALIGVTGADYGAGAVQVLERVDGTWTARARLVHRLRNFEAVTGGRVTCEEGRAAAFDCQHVDLLSFLPVQDIGGGRGVRTNDLWGWTDPETGREYALVGLTDATSFIDVTDPYRPVLLGTLPLHEGANGSVWRDIKVYRNHAFIVADGAGPHGMQVFDLTRLRRVENPPVTFTEDAHYDRINSAHNIVINEETGFGFIVGASMGGETCGGGLHMIDLREPKNPQFAGCFSHTGTGRQGTGYTHDAQCVVYRGPDAEHRGKEICFGANETALSIADVTDKANPKAIARATYPRVAYTHQGWLTEDQHYFYVNDEGDEAQGLVAGTRTLIWDVSDLDDPQLVGEYIATNRAIDHNLYIRGNLMYQSNYVAGLRILDITNPERPVEVGYFDTVPYGEDAPTTGGGSWSNYPFFKSGIIVVTSGREGVFILKRSDVDL, translated from the coding sequence ATGAGACGGCTCGTACCGCTGGTTCTGGTGTGCTTGTTGACGGTGCCGTCCCTGGCACAGCAGTTCGGCGGGACGCTGGCCCTCGGGGACGGCGAGGTCTTCGCCGGGGAGACGCGCAACGAAGCGTGGCCGGGACGGGTGTATGTTTTCCGTCCCGATGCCGGTGGCGCATGGGAGGAGGCCGCGGTGCTGCAACCCTCCGACGCCGGCGACGCGGCCGACGGCTTCGGGCGGGCGCTGGCGCTCGATGCGTCTGGTGGCGGTCGCGGCGCGCGGCTGCTCGTGGGTGCCAACCTGCGCGACGGGCAGACCGGGGCGGCGTATGTGTTCGAGCGCAGCCGCGATGGGCACTGGGTGGAAACGGCTCGGCTGGGGGCCGGGGCTCCCGGTGGCCGCTTCGGCACGTCGGTGGCGCTCGCCGGCGACGTGGCGCTCGTGGCGGCGACCGAGGAGGACAGCACCGGCGTGGTGCACGTCTTCGAACGCGATGCCGCGGGACGCTGGACCCGCACCGCCCGCCTCGCCCCGGCCGGTCTGGAAGCCGATGCTCGCTTCGGCACCGGCCTGGCCTTCGACGGCACGGTGGCGCTGGCCGGTGCGCCCGGGCACGACGGGGGAGCCGGTGCCGTCTATGCCTTCCGCCGGGCGGAAGACGGCACGTGGACCGAGACCGGTCGGCTCGAGGCCGGAACCCTCGAGGCGGGCAGTAGCTTCGGCGTGCGCATCGTGCTCGCCGGCGCCCGGGCCTTTGTGGCCGCGCCCGGCTTCGGAGGTGGCCTGGGCACCGTCTTCGCCTTCACGTGGGACGCCGGGGCCGGTACGTGGCGGTTGTCCGGGCGGGTCGTACCCTTCGATGCCGATCCCGGTCGTTTCGGCACCGCGCTGGCCTATGACGGGCAGGCGCTCTGGGTCGGTGCGCCCCGGGCCGGCGGCTTCCGGGGCGCCGTCTACCGCTTCATACACGGGGCGGACGGCACGGGCTGGGCCGGGGTGGAGAAGGTGCAGGAAGGCGGGCTGCTCCGCGGGGCGGCCTACGGTGCCGCCCTCGCCGCACAGGGCGGCCGCGCGCTGATCGGCGTCACCGGTGCGGACTACGGGGCCGGCGCCGTGCAGGTCCTCGAACGGGTGGACGGCACGTGGACCGCCCGGGCGCGTCTCGTTCACCGCCTCCGCAACTTCGAGGCCGTCACCGGCGGCAGGGTGACGTGCGAGGAAGGCCGGGCCGCCGCCTTCGACTGCCAACACGTCGATCTGCTCTCGTTCCTGCCCGTTCAGGACATCGGCGGCGGGCGCGGCGTCCGCACCAACGACCTCTGGGGCTGGACCGACCCCGAGACGGGCCGCGAGTATGCCCTCGTCGGCCTCACCGATGCCACTTCGTTCATCGACGTCACCGATCCCTACCGGCCCGTCCTGCTCGGCACACTGCCCCTGCACGAAGGCGCCAACGGCAGCGTGTGGCGGGACATCAAGGTCTACCGGAACCACGCCTTCATCGTGGCCGACGGCGCCGGGCCGCACGGCATGCAGGTCTTCGACCTGACCCGCCTCCGCCGCGTCGAGAACCCGCCCGTCACCTTCACCGAGGACGCCCACTACGACCGCATCAACAGCGCGCACAACATCGTCATCAACGAGGAGACGGGCTTCGGTTTCATTGTGGGAGCGAGTATGGGCGGCGAGACGTGCGGCGGCGGCCTGCACATGATCGACCTCCGCGAGCCGAAGAACCCGCAGTTCGCCGGCTGCTTCAGCCACACGGGCACGGGCCGGCAGGGCACCGGGTACACGCACGACGCGCAGTGCGTCGTCTACCGGGGGCCGGATGCCGAGCATCGCGGCAAGGAGATCTGCTTCGGGGCGAACGAGACGGCCCTCTCCATCGCCGACGTGACGGACAAGGCCAACCCGAAGGCCATCGCCCGCGCCACGTATCCCCGGGTGGCCTATACGCACCAGGGCTGGCTGACCGAGGACCAGCACTACTTCTACGTCAACGACGAGGGCGACGAGGCGCAGGGGCTCGTCGCGGGCACGCGCACGCTCATCTGGGACGTCTCCGATCTGGACGACCCGCAACTCGTGGGCGAATACATCGCGACCAACCGTGCCATCGACCACAACCTGTACATCCGGGGCAACCTGATGTACCAGTCGAACTACGTCGCCGGCCTGCGCATCCTGGACATCACCAACCCCGAGCGGCCCGTCGAGGTCGGCTACTTCGACACGGTGCCCTACGGCGAGGATGCACCCACCACCGGCGGCGGTTCCTGGAGCAACTACCCCTTCTTCAAAAGCGGCATCATCGTGGTCACGAGCGGGCGCGAAGGCGTCTTCATCCTGAAGCGAAGCGACGTGGACCTTTGA
- a CDS encoding PorV/PorQ family protein — translation MKHLFSLATLALALALPLRAQEGGLFFLRIGANAASQALGDAGVAHSRDAFSTYWNPAGLAVAPKNMAALTLHRWAGDVQTYGLAARLQAGAAGGLGLFVTATGSGDRAAFQDAGASDGLFDAQFISAGASYGRAFGPVRAGATVKFLSERLTTRQADGIAFDFGVQADLPGRTLRVGAAYQNLGKMSRPDAGRSELPRLLRAGVAFFPFRVLARLDDAPILNTFLVFELSHNFAGKRTQYHLGMAAEVMELVTVRAGYITNDALRDFSFGGGLEYGAFVVDYTLLPFEEGFGTAGHILTLSYGW, via the coding sequence ATGAAGCACCTCTTCTCCCTGGCAACGCTGGCGCTGGCGCTCGCCCTGCCGCTCCGGGCGCAGGAAGGGGGACTTTTCTTCCTGCGCATCGGGGCGAACGCGGCGTCCCAGGCCCTGGGCGATGCCGGGGTGGCCCATAGCCGCGATGCCTTCTCGACGTACTGGAATCCGGCCGGGCTGGCGGTCGCGCCGAAAAACATGGCGGCCCTGACCCTCCACCGCTGGGCCGGCGACGTGCAGACGTACGGGCTGGCGGCCCGCCTTCAGGCCGGCGCAGCGGGCGGGCTGGGCCTGTTCGTGACGGCCACCGGCAGCGGCGACCGGGCCGCCTTTCAGGACGCCGGGGCGTCCGACGGCCTCTTCGACGCCCAGTTCATCAGTGCCGGGGCTTCCTACGGGCGGGCCTTCGGGCCGGTGCGCGCCGGGGCCACGGTCAAGTTCCTCTCCGAGCGGCTCACGACCCGGCAGGCCGACGGCATCGCGTTCGACTTCGGCGTGCAGGCCGATCTGCCGGGCCGTACCCTCCGCGTCGGCGCGGCCTATCAGAACCTGGGCAAGATGAGCCGGCCGGATGCCGGGCGCAGCGAGTTGCCGCGCCTGCTGCGCGCCGGGGTGGCCTTCTTCCCCTTTCGCGTGCTCGCCCGCCTCGACGATGCCCCCATCCTCAACACCTTTCTCGTCTTCGAACTCTCCCACAACTTCGCCGGCAAACGCACCCAGTATCACCTGGGCATGGCCGCCGAGGTGATGGAACTCGTCACCGTCCGTGCCGGCTATATCACGAACGACGCACTGCGGGATTTCTCCTTCGGCGGCGGGCTGGAATACGGGGCCTTCGTCGTCGATTACACCCTGCTTCCTTTCGAAGAGGGTTTCGGCACCGCCGGGCACATCCTGACGCTCTCCTACGGCTGGTAG
- a CDS encoding HAD-IIB family hydrolase, whose amino-acid sequence MRTSSSTSSGGHYLVLVSVHGLIRGRDPELGRDADTGGQVKYVLELARALAADPAIGRVDLLTRRIEDPKVSPDYAVPEEQIAPGAYIVRIPCGPRRYFRKEVLWRYLDSFVDEALLHIRRVGRLPLVVHGHYADGGYVGSRLAGLLGVPFVFTGHSLGRVKRAYLRERGVSEKRLESYYHISTRIEAEEEALDAAARVIASTRHEIEEQYARYDHFHPDRKLVIPPGTDLERFKPPAPGMEPPPIRAELARFLREPDRPLVLAIARPDERKNLATLVEAFGRHPRLRDRANLVLIAGNRDDIREMDRRPRRVLNELLLLIDAHDLYGHVAFPKHHTPEDIPDLYRLAAHSRGVFVLPTIHELFGLTLIEAAASGLPLVAAHNGGPPEIVDYCENGLLVDPQDADAMGRAIEEVLDDPERWETWSRRGIRRARERYSWKAHVRTYLEAVRAMMQEDEYRPSPVFFKSRLPRIDRMLVSDIDNTMTGDDEGLRLLVERLAAAQGTVGFGVATGRTVEGAVSVLRRYEVPLPDVMITSVGTEIYYGPYRVSDAVDWPHDRNWAKHISYRWEREALQEALAGVPGLTLQPGEAQRPFKLSYFVDEEAAPSIEALRSLLRQQGLSANLIYSHGQFLDVIPIRASKGRAIRYVAMRWGVPIERFLVAGDSGNDEEMLRGNTLAVVVGNHSPELEHLRDDPRIYFATAHHARGILEGIDHYDFFGEIRYPVHQAAGA is encoded by the coding sequence ATTCGTACCTCTTCATCCACTTCATCCGGCGGGCACTACCTGGTCCTTGTCAGCGTGCACGGGCTGATCCGCGGGCGGGATCCCGAGCTGGGGCGCGACGCCGACACCGGCGGGCAGGTCAAATACGTGCTCGAACTGGCCCGGGCGCTGGCGGCCGACCCGGCCATCGGACGGGTGGATCTGCTCACCCGGCGCATCGAAGACCCGAAGGTGAGCCCGGATTACGCGGTGCCGGAAGAACAGATCGCCCCCGGCGCCTACATCGTCCGGATTCCCTGCGGCCCCCGGCGCTATTTTCGGAAAGAAGTGCTCTGGCGCTATCTGGACAGCTTCGTGGACGAAGCGCTGCTGCACATTCGCCGGGTGGGACGGCTTCCACTCGTCGTGCACGGGCATTACGCCGACGGTGGCTACGTCGGGTCCCGGCTGGCCGGGCTGCTGGGGGTGCCCTTTGTCTTCACCGGGCATTCCCTGGGGCGGGTGAAACGGGCGTACCTGCGCGAGCGCGGTGTGAGTGAGAAACGGCTCGAGTCGTATTATCACATCAGCACACGCATCGAGGCCGAGGAGGAGGCGCTCGATGCGGCGGCCCGGGTCATTGCCAGCACCCGGCACGAGATCGAAGAACAGTACGCCCGTTACGACCATTTCCATCCCGATCGGAAGCTGGTCATACCGCCCGGCACCGATCTGGAGCGGTTCAAGCCCCCGGCGCCGGGCATGGAACCGCCCCCCATCCGGGCCGAACTGGCGCGCTTTCTCCGCGAACCGGATCGCCCCCTCGTGCTGGCCATCGCCCGCCCGGACGAGCGGAAGAACCTGGCCACGCTGGTCGAAGCCTTCGGCCGGCATCCTCGTCTCCGCGATCGGGCCAACCTGGTCCTCATCGCCGGCAACCGCGACGACATCCGCGAGATGGATCGCCGCCCGCGCCGTGTGCTGAACGAGCTGCTGCTGCTCATCGACGCGCACGACCTCTATGGCCACGTGGCCTTTCCCAAACACCACACCCCCGAAGACATCCCGGACCTCTACCGGCTGGCGGCCCACAGCCGCGGCGTGTTCGTCCTGCCGACCATCCACGAACTCTTCGGGCTGACCCTGATCGAGGCCGCGGCCTCGGGGCTGCCGCTCGTGGCCGCCCACAACGGCGGGCCGCCGGAGATCGTCGACTACTGTGAGAACGGCCTGCTGGTGGACCCGCAGGATGCCGACGCCATGGGCCGTGCCATCGAGGAAGTGCTCGACGACCCCGAACGGTGGGAGACCTGGTCGCGGCGCGGCATCCGGCGCGCACGCGAGCGCTATTCCTGGAAGGCGCACGTCCGCACCTATCTGGAAGCCGTCCGGGCGATGATGCAGGAAGACGAATACCGGCCCTCTCCCGTCTTCTTCAAGAGCCGCCTTCCCCGGATCGACCGGATGCTCGTCAGTGACATCGACAACACCATGACCGGCGATGACGAGGGACTCCGGCTCCTCGTCGAGCGGCTGGCGGCGGCCCAGGGGACGGTCGGCTTCGGGGTAGCCACCGGCCGGACCGTCGAAGGGGCCGTCTCGGTCCTGCGCCGGTATGAGGTCCCACTGCCCGACGTGATGATCACCTCGGTCGGGACGGAGATCTACTACGGCCCGTACCGGGTCTCGGACGCCGTCGACTGGCCGCACGACCGCAACTGGGCCAAGCACATCAGCTATCGCTGGGAACGGGAGGCCCTGCAGGAGGCGCTGGCGGGCGTGCCGGGGCTCACCCTGCAACCCGGTGAGGCGCAGCGCCCCTTCAAGCTGAGCTACTTCGTCGACGAAGAAGCGGCGCCCTCCATCGAAGCGTTGCGGAGCCTGCTGCGCCAGCAGGGTCTCTCGGCCAACCTGATCTACTCACACGGCCAGTTTCTCGACGTCATCCCGATCCGCGCCTCGAAAGGCCGGGCCATTCGCTACGTCGCGATGCGCTGGGGCGTGCCGATCGAGCGGTTCCTCGTGGCCGGCGACTCGGGCAACGACGAGGAGATGCTCCGCGGCAACACACTGGCCGTGGTGGTGGGTAACCACAGCCCGGAGCTGGAACACCTCCGCGACGATCCCCGGATCTACTTCGCGACGGCGCACCACGCCCGCGGCATTCTCGAAGGGATCGACCACTACGACTTCTTCGGCGAGATCCGCTACCCGGTTCACCAGGCTGCCGGGGCGTGA
- a CDS encoding PorV/PorQ family protein: MRCFCIFLVLVMGLAPGGTVYGQAAGAFARIGFGARGVALGNALVADGFGEASPYYNPALAPFTARQNIELSAALLRFDRELQHVQFAAPLRPRAGIALGLIHAGVSNIDGRDGSGFHTGTLSVDEFALFMAFGLRVTERITAGAGLQFFRTDLFDGLQPVNSIGLDLGLTVQVSEALHLGFVVDDLLARYSFNTSSALGSQGGTTSDRFPLRLRLGGAYRLLDGRMTLLAEYESRITSMERRTPRVELSDGIPRAVTERERLDIHENRLRFGGEYRPAPAFAVRGGVERLGTGALEGARPTAGFMVEQPVGELVARAEYTVGLEPFAEGTLHLLTLRVFF, from the coding sequence ATGCGGTGTTTTTGCATTTTCCTCGTGCTCGTGATGGGGCTTGCTCCGGGCGGAACGGTCTACGGGCAGGCGGCGGGGGCGTTTGCCCGCATCGGTTTCGGCGCGCGCGGCGTCGCCCTGGGCAATGCCCTCGTGGCCGACGGCTTCGGGGAGGCCAGCCCCTACTATAACCCGGCCCTCGCCCCCTTCACGGCACGCCAGAACATCGAGCTTTCCGCCGCCCTGCTGCGCTTCGACCGCGAGCTCCAGCACGTGCAGTTTGCCGCCCCGCTGCGGCCGCGGGCGGGCATCGCCCTCGGGCTGATCCATGCCGGCGTATCGAACATCGACGGGCGCGACGGCAGCGGCTTCCACACCGGAACCCTGTCGGTCGACGAGTTCGCCCTCTTCATGGCGTTCGGCCTGCGGGTGACGGAGCGGATCACCGCCGGCGCCGGCCTGCAATTCTTTCGTACCGACCTGTTCGACGGGCTCCAGCCGGTCAACAGCATCGGCCTCGACCTCGGCCTGACGGTGCAGGTGAGCGAGGCGCTCCACCTGGGCTTCGTGGTGGACGACCTGCTGGCCCGCTATTCGTTCAACACGTCGAGCGCGCTGGGCAGCCAGGGCGGCACGACCTCGGACCGCTTCCCCCTGCGCCTCCGCCTGGGCGGGGCCTACCGCCTCCTCGACGGGCGCATGACGCTCCTGGCCGAATATGAGAGCCGCATCACCTCGATGGAGCGACGCACGCCGCGCGTGGAGCTCTCCGACGGCATCCCCCGGGCGGTGACGGAGCGCGAGCGGCTGGACATCCACGAGAACCGGCTCCGTTTCGGCGGGGAGTACCGGCCGGCGCCGGCCTTCGCCGTGCGCGGCGGGGTGGAACGCCTGGGAACCGGTGCGCTGGAGGGGGCCCGCCCGACGGCCGGCTTCATGGTCGAACAGCCGGTGGGTGAGCTCGTGGCCCGTGCCGAATACACGGTGGGGCTCGAACCCTTCGCCGAGGGCACCCTGCACCTGCTGACGCTGCGCGTCTTTTTCTGA
- a CDS encoding WD40/YVTN/BNR-like repeat-containing protein, translating to MRCLRAAGHSAPGRWAVVAALLVGAAGPEARGQATEAARVAEMIPTILSNSISNLHAAGDTLWVGPFLNYTFDGGQTWLDAPADSLFGTRNRVFSLDIEGSVIWVGLGFNDNTSGETVQSAGGFLVSTDGGRSFTYRFAQLDSPVDTAVVYGVSTLRALAVVVPQQSPPFDIDYDPVRDVVWVAGWASGLRRSDDGGRTWQRVVLPPDDLDAIHPDSTYDFFVAPQRGAEGHLNHMGFAVLVDETGTVWAGTPRGVNRSTDGGVSWRRFGADGTKNTLPGSWVVSIEEQPLAGRNPVWMATWNAGEGGENQAFGVAVTRDGGQTFEQKLIGVQAIDFAFRGDTVYVAGRTSGLFISEDGGTTWHSVVDFRDHSNPDRLIRPGADVLSVATTPEALWVGTDDGLLKSTDGGNTWSVFRVEVPLDPPTPTARVPRVETFAYPNPFSPPADRFVRIRYDVDRPADAHLRIFDFEMNLVRELRKEATTAGAQEIRWDGTDRDGLRVANGVYFYAVEADGRTRRGKILVIH from the coding sequence ATGCGTTGCCTGCGTGCCGCAGGGCATTCGGCGCCGGGCCGGTGGGCCGTTGTGGCGGCGCTGCTCGTGGGAGCGGCCGGTCCGGAGGCCCGGGGGCAGGCCACCGAGGCGGCCCGCGTGGCCGAGATGATCCCCACCATCCTCAGCAACAGCATCTCCAACCTGCACGCCGCGGGGGACACGCTCTGGGTCGGTCCTTTTCTCAACTACACGTTCGACGGCGGCCAGACCTGGCTCGACGCCCCGGCGGACTCGCTCTTCGGCACGCGCAACCGCGTCTTTTCCCTGGATATCGAGGGCTCCGTGATCTGGGTGGGGCTTGGCTTCAACGACAACACGTCGGGCGAGACCGTGCAGTCGGCCGGCGGCTTCCTCGTCTCCACCGACGGCGGGCGCTCCTTCACCTACCGCTTTGCCCAGCTCGACAGCCCGGTCGACACGGCCGTCGTCTACGGCGTCTCGACGCTGCGGGCGCTGGCCGTCGTCGTGCCCCAGCAGAGCCCGCCCTTCGACATCGACTACGACCCGGTGCGCGACGTGGTGTGGGTGGCCGGATGGGCCAGCGGCCTCCGCCGCTCCGACGACGGCGGCCGTACCTGGCAGCGCGTCGTCCTGCCGCCCGACGACCTCGACGCCATCCACCCGGACAGCACGTACGACTTCTTCGTAGCGCCCCAGCGCGGGGCGGAAGGGCACCTCAACCACATGGGTTTCGCCGTGCTCGTCGACGAGACGGGCACCGTCTGGGCCGGCACGCCGCGGGGCGTCAACCGCTCGACCGACGGCGGGGTGAGCTGGCGCCGCTTCGGCGCCGACGGCACGAAGAACACCCTGCCCGGCAGCTGGGTCGTCTCCATCGAAGAACAACCCCTGGCGGGGCGAAACCCCGTCTGGATGGCGACCTGGAACGCGGGCGAGGGCGGGGAGAACCAGGCCTTCGGTGTGGCCGTCACCCGCGACGGCGGCCAGACCTTCGAGCAGAAACTCATCGGCGTGCAGGCCATCGACTTCGCCTTCCGCGGCGACACCGTCTATGTGGCCGGGCGGACGAGCGGCCTTTTCATCTCCGAAGACGGCGGCACCACCTGGCACAGTGTCGTCGACTTCCGCGACCACAGCAACCCCGACCGGCTGATCCGGCCCGGCGCGGACGTGCTCTCGGTGGCCACCACCCCGGAAGCCCTCTGGGTGGGCACCGACGACGGCCTGCTCAAGAGCACCGACGGCGGCAACACCTGGTCCGTCTTCCGCGTCGAGGTGCCGCTCGACCCGCCGACCCCCACGGCCCGCGTGCCCCGTGTCGAGACGTTCGCCTACCCGAACCCGTTCTCCCCTCCGGCCGACCGTTTCGTCCGCATCCGGTACGACGTGGACCGCCCCGCCGACGCCCACCTGCGCATCTTCGACTTCGAGATGAACCTCGTCCGGGAACTCCGAAAAGAAGCGACGACCGCCGGCGCGCAGGAGATCCGCTGGGACGGCACCGATCGCGACGGCCTCCGGGTGGCCAACGGCGTCTATTTCTACGCCGTCGAGGCCGACGGCCGGACGCGCCGGGGCAAGATCCTGGTGATCCACTGA
- a CDS encoding 3-keto-disaccharide hydrolase, whose translation MKTLLFAFVAVVLVGCGDGEAPETAGEHTAHGAADTTGEHAAHATADTAWIALFDGTSTDHWRGYRKDYLPDAWQIEDGTLAFVPGSGEGGDIITKEQFEDFELELEWKVAEGGNSGIMYLVVESEEYDYPWQTGPEMQILDNAAHADAQIEKHRAGDLYDLIAGSEDASKPAGAWNHVRIVLHDGHLEHWLNGKKVVETRLWTPAWDSLVAASKFRDMEGFGQARRGHIALQDHGDRVWFRNIRIRRL comes from the coding sequence ATGAAAACCCTGTTGTTTGCGTTCGTCGCCGTCGTCCTGGTTGGATGCGGGGACGGAGAAGCGCCCGAGACCGCCGGTGAGCATACCGCGCACGGCGCTGCCGACACCACCGGTGAGCATGCCGCGCACGCCACCGCCGACACCGCGTGGATCGCCCTCTTCGACGGTACGAGTACGGATCACTGGCGCGGTTACCGCAAAGATTATCTCCCGGATGCCTGGCAAATCGAGGACGGTACGCTTGCCTTCGTTCCCGGCAGCGGCGAAGGCGGGGACATCATCACGAAGGAGCAGTTCGAGGATTTCGAGCTGGAGCTGGAATGGAAGGTCGCGGAGGGCGGCAACAGCGGCATCATGTACCTCGTGGTCGAGTCGGAGGAGTACGACTATCCCTGGCAGACCGGTCCCGAGATGCAGATCCTCGACAACGCGGCACACGCAGATGCGCAGATCGAGAAGCACCGGGCAGGTGATCTCTACGATCTGATCGCCGGCAGCGAAGACGCCTCGAAGCCCGCCGGTGCGTGGAACCACGTGCGGATCGTCCTGCACGACGGCCACCTGGAGCACTGGCTCAACGGCAAGAAGGTGGTGGAGACCCGGCTCTGGACGCCCGCGTGGGACAGCCTCGTAGCCGCAAGCAAGTTCAGGGACATGGAAGGCTTCGGCCAGGCCCGCCGGGGCCACATCGCCCTGCAGGATCACGGGGACCGCGTCTGGTTCCGCAACATCCGCATCCGGCGGCTCTGA
- a CDS encoding Gfo/Idh/MocA family protein: MRIFNTGLIGYGGFGRFLHHAWRELDNVRIVAVADAAAPGSPEGPVPVYTDWRHLLDRPEIDVLAVATPPDTHAPIAEACMRAGKHVLIEKPLALTPSEARALIRVRDETGVVAAVDYVMRFNPLVQAFRRLTRQGAFGRLRRVAVENYAQDEQLPPSHWFWNVARSGGILVEHGVHFIDLVHFLHPAPLLAVQGLKHDRRPGQEDQVLAGMLYEGGLFATHYHAFARPGFFETTRIRLAYDLADVVLQGWIPLQGEVRALVNTRTKPALLAELPFDTLDTVPVEAMTDASRPAGWGPSEAAGPADRHRIRSGGIAYLVHEHVTGTFRLGRSKQDVYAGCVRASLQDVLHKITDPSHELTAPLEAGLASLDAARATAAARGQAAGTQEPSF, encoded by the coding sequence ATGCGCATCTTCAACACAGGCCTGATCGGATACGGTGGGTTTGGCCGGTTCCTGCATCATGCCTGGCGGGAACTCGACAACGTACGCATCGTGGCCGTCGCGGACGCGGCCGCGCCCGGCTCACCGGAGGGTCCGGTGCCGGTCTACACCGACTGGCGACACCTCCTCGACCGGCCGGAGATCGACGTGCTGGCCGTCGCCACGCCCCCGGACACGCACGCGCCCATCGCGGAAGCCTGCATGCGCGCGGGCAAACACGTCCTCATCGAAAAGCCGCTTGCCCTCACGCCCTCCGAGGCCCGGGCGCTCATCCGGGTTCGCGACGAGACGGGCGTCGTCGCCGCCGTCGACTACGTCATGCGGTTCAACCCGCTGGTGCAGGCGTTCCGTCGCCTCACCCGGCAGGGCGCCTTCGGCCGGCTCCGCCGGGTAGCCGTCGAGAACTACGCCCAGGACGAGCAGTTGCCGCCGTCGCACTGGTTCTGGAACGTCGCGCGTTCCGGCGGCATCCTGGTCGAGCACGGCGTCCACTTCATCGACCTGGTTCATTTCCTCCATCCGGCTCCCCTCCTGGCCGTGCAGGGCCTCAAGCACGACCGCCGCCCCGGACAGGAGGACCAGGTGCTGGCCGGGATGCTCTACGAAGGCGGGCTCTTCGCCACCCATTACCATGCCTTCGCTCGCCCCGGCTTCTTCGAGACGACCCGTATCCGGCTCGCCTACGACCTGGCCGACGTGGTGCTGCAGGGCTGGATCCCGCTCCAGGGCGAGGTCCGCGCCCTCGTAAACACCCGGACGAAGCCGGCCCTGCTGGCCGAACTGCCCTTCGACACCCTCGACACGGTGCCGGTGGAGGCGATGACCGATGCCTCCCGGCCTGCCGGATGGGGTCCTTCCGAAGCCGCCGGCCCCGCCGACCGGCACCGGATTCGCTCCGGCGGGATCGCCTACCTGGTGCATGAACACGTAACCGGCACCTTCCGGCTCGGGCGTTCGAAGCAGGACGTGTACGCCGGCTGCGTACGGGCTTCGCTGCAAGACGTGCTCCACAAGATCACCGACCCGTCCCATGAACTCACCGCTCCCCTGGAAGCCGGCCTGGCGAGCCTCGACGCCGCGCGCGCGACGGCGGCCGCACGAGGGCAGGCTGCCGGGACGCAGGAGCCATCCTTTTAA